Within Anopheles ziemanni chromosome 2, idAnoZiCoDA_A2_x.2, whole genome shotgun sequence, the genomic segment TTTCTCCCTACTTACCCGGAACCACGCGTATTTCTCtctaaaggaaaaaataaagcaaacgcGGCTTCCGAGAACCCTGTTCCTTAACCTCGTGTTCCTGATCGCATATCCACTTATCTCAGtccagttttatttttgtataagTACGTTATTATCGTTggagaatttgtttttaaagaaacTCATAGAAATCGTTACGCCCTATATTTGTTCtatgtttctgttttgttatCTGTACAACTTTACATGAAAAGCGCAGTCGGTTTGTTAGTAGTATGTATCGTGCGTTAAAAGTTAGTTGCTATTAGTTATTAGGTATTTAGGTAAAAGTTCTGCTCGGTCATGTGACTTTAAACGATAAAGAAATTGCTATGGTAACCACAATCATAAAGGTGGTCGCTATgccagttgattttataagcGAATGGTACAGAAATTCCCCAAACCTCTTCTGGACCAAGACGGGGGTTCATCAGTGAATTTTTCAAACGTAACCTATTGCCGTTAAGCGCTTGTCGGTTCAGTTTGCGCTTGTTCTTGCTCCATTTAAACCTATGTCGTTGTATCGATCTCGCGGCGATAGAGAGATCGTTTTGAAATGGGCGAAGCAGTGAAGACGTCGTAGGCGAAACTATCGCCTGAGCGGTCGGTTCAGTATCGTTTGGTGCTGATGTTGTTGGGCAGTCAAAACGGATGCCGAGGAGGCAAACGACGAGGAAGCCGCCGAGGGCGACGGTGATGGTTGGCGCTGGTGCGTTCGATGATGGTGCCGGCTatggtgatgctgatgatgctgccgatgttgctgttgctgctggagtAAAAAGGATGAATTGGAAGGCGCCAGGGGAGGTGTTAGGCCTCGGATGTTTGGCCCACCACTTTGGGGCGTCAGTGGCTGCGAAAGGGCAGCTTTGCCCTGCTTGGATCGACCGCGAAACAGTGTGTTCGTGAGAGCAACCACGATGGAGAATAGTTTCAGTGGTGTTTCGctggaaaacaataaatttatttactttctcattttttttttaatattcgtAACCGCACCACTTACCACACATCCACCCTCGGGGTGGCTTCATTGGCGCTGATAATAAACAGCGGGAACAGAACCGAAAACACACAACCACTGATCACGATCGAATTAGGGAGCTCGGACAGGATGGCCAGTGGTAATCCGAACCCGAGAAAGTACGGCCAATTCTGCTCGATGTAAGTGAGCCGTTTGTGCAGCTCCCATCCCATGTTGAACCACTTGTACTCAAACGCGTACAGTGAGCAGAGTAGGCTCATGTGAACCATGTAGATCGCCGTGCAAGCAAACGGGACCGGCACCGGGAGGTACTTCACCAGCGTGCTCTGCAGCAGGAATAGGATCTGTATGAGCAGGCTGATGAGCGTGTCGGCAATGAGTTTGCTGATACTCGGTATCAACTGCGGGCGCCCCTTGCGGAACTTGTACGCCGAGTCGGCAATATCCTGGAACCAGAGACTGTTGACAATTTTGCTAAGCAAAAATAGGGGTGCCACCCAGAATGAGTTGAATAGCAATGAGAGAGATGGTTGCATCCAACCCCAGACGGTCGTTAAGGTGGTTGAGTTTTGAAACAGATACCACAGTAACAGGTGCAGTCCGGGTAAAACAATGTGCTCGAAGGACAGGATGCTGAACAGGAAAATACCTCCATTTAGCATCGAGCACTGTACTACACGTTTTAGCACCTTTGATTCGCTGTAACGAAAAACTTTGGATAACTAAATTGCTCAATTAGTTCGCTTGGAGCTTAACTCCTGGGAATAGCTTACTCGATGCGCTTGGAGACAAGTTGATTTGATGATGGATGCTGTTGAGTTGAAAGGCTTTCCTTGGTTCGGGGCGGCGCACTGCCAAGATGTGGTTTTGTGCTGGCTTGTGTGTACCTACGATTGGCTTCCTTATCCAAATAGAACACCACCGTTATGCCCTTAATGCTGTCCAGGACTCCATGAAGCACGGTAGTGCTTACTCTCTGCAAGAAGATACGAAAGCCGTCGATGTATTGCCCATAGGGTATTCCTGCTTGATCTGCCCTAATGACGACTTACCCATAATGTTTCCATCACTCTGTTTGTGCAACAGCTGCCTTACCATGAGGGTTACAATctaacaaaactacaccaaacACTTAACAAAATAAAGGCACTGCTTATACGCTGTGAAAGTTAGGGAGAAACAAAGGAACCACCAAGTGTTAATCGGGAAACATCAACAGATCACAGTGAACTGTGCTACACAAACACCCCAGGTTGGGATGGGCAGATAAGTTTCTTTTGCGTGTTTGGCGAATTACGtggtttataaataaaaatacgcTGCTGAAGATGGAAATCATAAACGATGGGTAATAACTGATGAAGGGGGCTACGAAACACCTTGCGCGTACGAGAAGGATGGAACCCGAACGTAGCAACCGAGTGAACGGGTACGCAAGACCCCTTTGACAGCTTTTGTTTACAGCGCACTGCCTCTCAATTGCGTCTGATGACAACACACCAACAATGTTGCGGAATTTCGAGCATTGGATGATGAAATAACATCTTTGCAAACTTAGAACTGATCTCTCTTTGCTTACCTAATTGCGCGTGAGTGTTTAAAGGCTAACTAATTAAAATAGGAAATGGTTCATAGAGGAACACTTTCTACTTCTACACAGCTGTACGAGGACTCGGACACGAAACCGACGACCTCCAAATCATCTGTTTATCCGCcaaactagtgttggcagactTGGTGTTGGGAAGACTCCAAGACTccatccctagacggattctacaGAATCGGATCCCATTAGACGGAATCGATTTTGCCATGTTTTGATTCAGAAATGATTCGGTTTGAATCTATTTTTCATCAGCGGAATTCGAAGCTGACGAAACGAAATGTATCACTTCATCAAACATTTCCACTCCACGATAAAGCTGAAAGTGCGGACAAAGCATCAAGGAGTCGTGCAACATAAATGGAACTTTTCTCGGATGAAATCGAATAAATCTGTTAGTTTCCGAATATTTGTCAAAACGGGCAAGAGGATGCCATTGGGAAGATTCTCattgtttgaattttctgAGCGAAGATAATAAAAACTTATTcgactaaaataaaaacttaataTAGATTGGTTATTCAGAGCCCTATCCCTAGAGGGATTCGATCTGCCCACCACTAGTTTATATGCACAGTTGCTCAGCTGCAAACGTGACAGTTGCTCAGTTTGCAGCTGATTGTCAAAAGTGAGCAATTTCAACAAgagtgtttgtttacgttcaaTCTGCTGCTACACCAAGTCTTGCAAAACCGATGCAGAGAAGATTTGTGAATAttcattaaaaagaaacagtaTTCTCTTCGAAGCAGGACCGCAGCAACACATCCGGGATGGTTATTTACGGCGTGTACATAGTTAACAAATCTGGTGGGTTGATTTTCAACCTAGATCACAATCTACCGAAGATAGAAACCGAGAAAACATTCAGCTACCCTTTGGACATCAATCTCGAGTATGAACCAAAACGGATTTCAGTAGCTTTCGGCCAACGAGACGGCATCAATGGTAGATACAAGGCTGACCCTGAAAACGTGTTTAGTGTAGAATGATAACCACATCCGCCTTATTTTCCTGCTTGCAGTTGGACATCATTTGATCAGCGTGAACGGTATCCTGGTCAATGGGAGCACACTGGAGGATGGGCGTGACGTAAAGGAACTGATTGAAAACAAGGACAACTACCCACTAACCTTGAAGTTCAGTCGACCGAAAATGacaacgaatgaaaaaatctTTTTGGCCAGTATGTTCTATCCACTATTTGCGATCGCCAGCCAACTGAGCCCTGAGCCGAAAAGTAGCGGTATCGAGATCCTTGAAGCGGACACGTTCAAACTGCACTGCTTTCAGACTCTAACGGGTGTTAAGTTTAtgatttttgctgaaaacctGCAGGCCGGTGTAGATGTTCTGCTGAAGCGTATCTACGAACTGTACGCAGATTACGTGCTGAAAAATCCATTCTATTCCCTGGAAATGCCTATCCGCTGTGAATTGTTCGATACGAATCTACAGTCGCTGTTGGATCAGGTAGAGAAGGGCGGTGTTGCTAGTATTTAAACGATTGCTTATTCATAAAATAGATTGTAACGAGTTGGAGATAAACATGCAAAATCCGAAAGACCTATGGGGGGCGTGTGTACCGTTTGATGATACATAATTATTAAAACTGAAAGTCAATATTGTGTCACTCTCTATCGTTTCACTGTAAGAATATTTAATTCATATTAATAAATCATTCCGTTGCTAAAATAGCAAGAAAAGCAGAGTATAGATTTCGTACATTTCATCCTTATTGCTTGTTCAATGCTTCTTCCATTTTCGCAACAGCCCAAGAAACAAGACAAAAATATCCAAAaggtaattttatttgttgtttctttgtaaaaattgCAAGGTTTCTCGAGATGAAACAGATTTGTCGATTTTtatatgtttaaaaatttcatgCAAACAAAATGACTCGACTAGCTCACACGATGCTCATAAAGTCAGTTTTGAGAGCCTCAACCTGATCGCTCGCAAAACAAAGCAGTGGCGACATGTCAAACTATTTCTAATCCAAAACGtccgaaaaagaagaagtcCTCAGATCCCATGTATCGGAAGAGAGACATTTCTGatctcgttttcttttaatatttgtttccaAATAGAAAAAGGTATCTGTTGTGCGAGCAGCAGGAGTTACGATGACGGTATGGTTTTCGGTATCCTGCTGGAAGTGTAAAATTGTGCGGACAAGGCTCGTGTGCCGACGGAAAATGGATTGTTTCGCGAAGCAGAAGTGAATGGAAGCGCCGCCAGCAGCAGCTAGCGCACCCTGACGTAGAAGTGTGTGAATCCGCTAGCCGTGAAaagtggaaacatttttttaacccaAATGGTTACTTTCCTTTGATACCTTGCAATGGCAAACGAGGAGGTGCATTAAAACTTACCTAATTGTAGCACACAGCTTTCGATGTGCTTAATTTGCGGACACCAGAAACTGCTGCGTTGGATACAAAGTGTAAAACAGACGGAAAATAGGGACGAGCATTCCGATGTGTGTCCCTCTTGAGCGTAGAATGGTCGAGCCCCGCAAGTGTAATGAATTGAAAATGGAACCGATTGTGTACATCTTTCCTTCAACACCTCTCCTGCCCGTGCAGTGCTTGGCGAGGAAAATCTGGGAAGAAAATGGCGATGATTTGCAACTCCTACCGATCTGATCaatgagacaaaaaaaaacaagctacTGCTTATTGGTCGCTCGTGTGCACACCTAGCAGCAGCGAAAAAATTGGCCGATGACGAAAAGACTCACGGAAAAGGTGTCTCTTGCAATGTTGGGTGCGAGGTTTGCTGTGGGAATTGGGTTTTGATTGAATCGGCAAAGGCGAACACTCTCGGTGGAACACATCAAAGGGtggtttttgtaaatttatttgattttcgaGGATGCTGTTAAAATACAGCTCAAATGTTTCCGTGTGTAGTTCACGAGGATGACCACACTTACACAGTGAACGGCttggatggggggggggggggggggggggtacaCACATGTTTTTTGccccttttcctttttgttgtgCGCCGATGGCGATGGTACTTGATAGCTGCTGGGCCCCCGCGGGGAGCGGGGAAGTGAAGATTATTACAGCCGAAACAACGGGGCAGTTCCGGTCGCAAACTTACGGCAGTGTTGTGTGTCCATCGATTTTGCACGGCCCGGAACATTCACTCCCTTTTGCCACCCTTGTTCGCGTGGAACTACACCTCCCGGAGATGTATCTGATTCATTAGAAATTCTTCTTTCTTGCCAGCCAGCATGGTACGCCTTTTGTTACCCGGACGATAGAAGAAAGAAGATGAACGTCAACACGAGCAAGAGACATCCCGTTCCCCGATGCTGTCATCTGGCCGGGCCACGATTCGCGGCCGTAAATAAAATCTCCGGTTAAAAATCCCATTTCTTTCATTGCCGTTGGCCTGtgctttgtgaattttccaCAAAGAAAACAAGGTGATGCACCGAATGACGTTCTATGTAACTTGGATTACGCCTACTTTATCTTCGTTCTGTTGAATTGCTTATTGATTATCTATAGGTTGGTTAAAGGATTTgttgaaaatattgtttttatctCTTTTAGGAGTCGATCAGTACAAATAGGATTGTTTAATCACTCCTTTcaacggtggaaaattatgGACATTTGGATAACTTGGAAGAACATCTTTCGGATCAGTGTTTAAAGCAAAACATACCGTGTAAACCGTGGATTCTAACAAACCAGCATCGAAATCCTGTCAGGCTTGTCGAAGAAGGCCAAAAAGGTTGCTTGGGGGAACATTGTCCTCCCAAACCCACCCTTCTCCCCGTAAGGCggatgcgtgcgtgcgtgcgcgcGTGTGCTCAAGTGAGAAAACCTTTGTGTGTGAGGACCGCGCCATCGACAAGGAGGTGATGTTTTTGTGTATCAAAAGGCATCCTTTAAAATGTACCACAACATCTAGCGTCGTCGGCGTTAGGTAAGCAATGTTTAGACCGGCAATCGCGTCACCGTTATGAGTAGGTGATTCTAAAGGAGTTATTTCATGATAGTAAAGCAACACACACGTAGCAGAAAACCAACCGCAGGCTCGACAGTGGTAGCAGCTCGCGACCGCTCAAAGTGTGGGATTATTTTGAGGTGTGTAAAAGAATTTTGCTAAACCAAGGCCCACACCGATCGCATCCTTAGCCATGCAGTGCGAAACCCCAAGTGTTTTGAGGTGAAAAGTGTCCATGAAAAAGTGTTGTTATCGAAGCAGTCTGTATCGTTTTCCCATGACGATACCGGTGTTGAAGTGAAGTGCTATCAATATGTCCTGCGATCAATCCTGTTAAATCGAGGCAGCTTTGTATTTTTAATCCACCGATTAAAGTCCATGTGCAGTCAGTGATCACTGTGTATTGAGATTCTATCAGAATCCTcagccgtgtgtgtgtgtggtagaAGTGGTACACCGTAGCGATCTCCATGCTTTCCAGCGATTGGATTGTGTGTTattgttttgcatttgttgTGATTCACCTGTTGGCTCGACATTGCTAAGAGAAGGTCTACGCAAGGATACGACGTATGGCCCATTCGCATCCATTTTATGATATCGAGTAGCAAGGTAAACACGGGGTAAAGTGCCACGGAAAACATCACGATCAACTACAAAACAATCGGTGGAGCGCAGAATTCTCTAGATACTTAAGTTCAGAAAGTAGATTGCGGTGCTTATCGGTTCGAGAGCCAGCGGTCAAAATGAATCGCGTATCCACACAGAAGAAGGAGGGCAAAATGAGGATCCGTGCCTTTCCGgtaagtttttgtttgttatcttTATTTAACCCAACTTCTTTCTCATTAGTTCGTATTTTTGTCGAGGATAAAACAAGAATGAAAGTTTTACCTTCGAAAACAGACTTTAATTTGGAAAATCATCAGGAACATTGCTAGATCATTGTTGTTGAAGGCAATGCACTGTATCATAAAGTgtaaatcgaatgaaaaagaatgaacgttCCGTCTAATCTAAGAAAGATGATTTTATATACCATGGTTTAGAACTATCACATCTCGTCAATTAAGAAGTGCTCCATTACTGTCCCATATGATATTTGGAAGTCCTGTTCTGAATCTAAAGGTTGGAGTGTGGATCAATTTCAGAAACGTATTGTATCTcgtttggcaaaaaaaaaaaaatcatcaactaACTCGGAGGACACGACCAACTCGAGAACAATAGTTTTAGAAGTAATTAATCGATGTTCAAAATCACCTTGAACTTGCAATAAGCGTAATATAAATTGAGATTACTTCATGTACTTAATGGTAACAACACGAATACTTTCGGTGTCTTTTCATTCATGTTGGGGTTTTCTTGTGAGATTACTTGCAAAATAATTACTTGTGCTAAGAGAACTAAACATCCTAGTAAAATCAAATCCAAAGGTCCAATTTTCTCTCTTTATTACCTTCGTTTGCCTTTGACAATGAGTCTTCTGTGGTTAGATCGTTTCCAACAGTCGGATAGTTCTACTGAATtctcatttttttatcattattgCCTCTCGTGCACAGAACAGTAAGGAATTATTCTTCTTTCTCATTGCATGGATTAAATCGGTCCATGCTTACCCAAAATGCACTGCTCTGTTTTGTTGTATGTGCCgtatttaaataaacatctCGAGTTAGGGCCGCGTGTACAGATCGATCGCGATCCAGCGGGGACGGGGGTGTTCTAAACGTCGTCATTTTTTCTATAATTTATGTCACACGACGAATTGGGTGGTTGGTTACGCTGCGTAGCGGAAGTCAGTGCTTGGAATTTAATGACTGTAccaatttttccctttttctttcttgcgtTTCTCGACACCATCGGCGCCGCATGATCGGGATGATATCGTCCCTGCGGTACGTGCGCGGGGTAAAGGAAAAGGGCCACTCGAGCACAATCAGTGCGACACTTACGCACTTCAGGGGAGGTGAGAACAATCCGGTTCGGTGCCGGACCTTTCTCTCGGGTCGATAATCGTTCCCACATGCTCGAAGTTTCACTTGACGTGCTGTTTTGATGTTTGGCTCTTAAACGCTTGCCACAATAGGATCATTTATTGATCACTTGACGAATACCAGGGATGTCAACACGGCGTTTTGCTAGCCAGAATCTCAGGATCGCATATGAAACTGCGATGTGAAGATTCTAGATTGAAACACAAATCATACTCAAGTAATGTCTAGTCGAATCTCAAATGTTCAAGCTCCGAGTttcaactaaaaataaattgattgcGTTTTACTGAATAGAATTAAAGAATAAGAATTTGTttctaaatttatttatttttcactttgtatatgaaatgttttttgtcttGTCGAATTGAAGATTTTTTCGACTTCAAATGAAGCAATTCtcttaatttttattctatttgttatttttgtatgcAGAAAATATGGCCCTGCTTCACtaaacaaatcatttcttttgtaaaaaaagatgatgatcaaaaataaaatcacggaAAAGATAAGCAGAGTTCTCCTTTTCcaaaactatttaaataaCAACATTAACCCTTCGGAAGAATGTAGCATTTCTAGTTTATAAGGCAGGGAATTGAAtaaagttaaaatataaaGTTCAACAGAAGTAAAACAATGTACATGCAATAGCCCGGTCTGTTCGTAACGTTTTATTTAGTTTGACACCCCTGAGCTAAACTATGCATTTTCCTCTGTTTCGATCATATTCGAAATAGCGTATTAAACGAGACGATTGTTCAGCTCATTCATATACTAGTTCACCAATTATGTTGTCTCTTTCATACCTTAATGTAATACGGAGATACCCTGAGACGGTTCGTTTCTGAGAAGTACATAAGACCATTTACAAGTTGTGGAAATTTTGAAGACTGCTATGTTTATAGGCATGGGGAATTCTCTAAAAGTGATGCTCTTGTCAATTACGAAGACCTTCTTCGTTGCGTGGAAAGTTTTTTTGCGAGACCAAAAAAAACCGCAGGACCCCCCACAACACTCCCATAAAGTTATCGCATAAAATTGCTCCTCGCAGCTTCCGTCCTTACCGCGAGTATCCTAAGCAGTTTTTCaaaggttttgtttgtgtgcaagCTTTAGCGTACGTGTGACTCAAGGCTCCTCTTTGTACATAGCGATCAGTTCCCGCCGACTAGCTATGGTTCGGATGCTGATTGGTTGTCGAGAATTCTTCgaaattttattgcttttcctCTGAAGCGGTATTGCGCGTTTAAGGAAAATGGGATAGAATGCAGGGGGATGAGAAGTGGTGAACTCGGTGGTTGAGCCGCATTGACAGCTTAAGTCTGGCTCCAGGATTTGTGCACgcattcatttgttttcagACTTCGGCCCAGTGTAAACgtgcttttctttcgcttgtCGCGCACTTCTTTCCTGGTTAAGAAAACATCGTTCgggaaaaatattgtactCATTCGAGTTGGAGAAAAAATGGGTTTCAAACCGAGAATGCGGCTTTTTAAGTACACCAATGTAAGTAACCGTGCTTattattgttcttttttttctataatttCGATCAGCTACAAAACTGGTTCACATCCGATCCAAGAGTCCTTTGctt encodes:
- the LOC131281211 gene encoding trafficking protein particle complex subunit 4 — its product is MVIYGVYIVNKSGGLIFNLDHNLPKIETEKTFSYPLDINLEYEPKRISVAFGQRDGINVGHHLISVNGILVNGSTLEDGRDVKELIENKDNYPLTLKFSRPKMTTNEKIFLASMFYPLFAIASQLSPEPKSSGIEILEADTFKLHCFQTLTGVKFMIFAENLQAGVDVLLKRIYELYADYVLKNPFYSLEMPIRCELFDTNLQSLLDQVEKGGVASI
- the LOC131294938 gene encoding etoposide-induced protein 2.4; protein product: METLWRVSTTVLHGVLDSIKGITVVFYLDKEANRRYTQASTKPHLGSAPPRTKESLSTQQHPSSNQLVSKRIDESKVLKRVVQCSMLNGGIFLFSILSFEHIVLPGLHLLLWYLFQNSTTLTTVWGWMQPSLSLLFNSFWVAPLFLLSKIVNSLWFQDIADSAYKFRKGRPQLIPSISKLIADTLISLLIQILFLLQSTLVKYLPVPVPFACTAIYMVHMSLLCSLYAFEYKWFNMGWELHKRLTYIEQNWPYFLGFGLPLAILSELPNSIVISGCVFSVLFPLFIISANEATPRVDVCETPLKLFSIVVALTNTLFRGRSKQGKAALSQPLTPQSGGPNIRGLTPPLAPSNSSFLLQQQQQHRQHHQHHHSRHHHRTHQRQPSPSPSAASSSFASSASVLTAQQHQHQTILNRPLRR